TTCCTTTTTGGTATTCCAATCTTCACCAAGGTAAGATGTATCAATACCACCTGTCAAcaaatcatttttcaatttacgTTCACCCGCGGCACCATGTATAGCTTCTAAATCGTTATAACCAAATTTATCTTGCACTTCCTTCATAGATGCGATAATTTCATCACGAATTTGATTGGTTGTAGCAGAATATTCTTGTGGAGAATTCTCTAATTGATTTAACATTAATGCAGAAATACGCATTTGATCAGCCAATTCATCAGTTTGAGTATGGAATTCCTTTGAAGTACttcttttattagttattaacgcatcaaaattatttgaaaacttcAAAGCTGGATTCCTATCTTGTGAATCTCTTGGTATTATAGGCACTTTAGCTGCACTTTTCAATACAACAGATGTTCTGAATGCTTCTGCATCAGTTTGATTTTTCACTCTAATCATGGACATGTCACCTAAATCCATTTCTTTTGATGCATTCATGCTAAAAGTGTTGTTGccgttgttgttgttgttgttgttgttgtcaTAATTtgtgttattgttattattgttattgtttgtTGAAGAAATGGATTCCGCCAGGGATACATCCGATGGAGTTCTCAATATGCtagtatcatcattatcattgtCTAGATCAGATACGACATAACTTAAATTACTTCCCGTTCTTCCATTACTTTCATTAAATGTTGGAACCAAAGTAATCAAATCATCTTTACtactatttttattacttaaataattcaaatcgAAAAGTAAATTACCCTTATTGGCACCATgttttaagaaattttcattttcatctgtTGTAGGGTcgaaatcaaattcatctcTTAAATATTCgatgaataataaatatggaACCTTTTCAGCTGAATTTAATACTTGTGCCTCATTTGCAGTTATAACTACCAATTTATGTAATTTCCCCTTTTTATTTGGAGGTAATAATGTTGGAATATCAACTTCTGCTGGAAGGTCTCTATTCATTAGTGATAATTCAGCACGTAATGAACTTAATCTTGCTTCTGTTGGTACTTGTGCAAGCCGTTGAGAAATAGATTCTAATGCGATGGCAAATTGTGTTTCACAACGgaaataatttgattttaacaatttaatctttttaGTTGTTGAGATTTTAGAAATGTCAAGTAATGATGGACTACGACCATTGATTGACGGTCTCATGGAGTTCGATCCATTATGTCTAGTTGGTTGGGTATTGGTTCTAGTTATTGGGCGTCTTTGACTAAAGGATGTAGATGTTCTTGTGGGTCTATGTAAATCAGGCATGGAATTTGTAAATTGATCGTAATTTTGAAGAGGactttcattaatttcttcatggGACGTAAGAGCATCGAAGTTCGGATTATGTTGTACACTTTTAGTAATATCTGTGATAGAACGTTCATCATATGTTCTATGAACGAAGGAATTATCCAACATTTTAGATTTCCTTTTGGGCATTTTAATTGAGGAAGATATTCTGTCTTCAAATACTTGAGACCCAACGTCATCAATCATATCAAAATCTAATGAATGTTCTTCTGTATCTTTATGTTTTTTGAAAGCCATATCTTCTTTAGTCATTGTGGAATCCACTATATCGACAGACGATGACGGTCTGATAAATGTATTTTCTGTTTGggttttatttttggttCTAGTTCTAGTTGAATGTtcagatgatgatgaccTGTTACGTCCTGTATTCTTTAATGTAATGTTTCTtgtaaaatctttaatggCGTTTCGTGCGACTTTAAAGACATATGATTTTTGCCTTTTCCCCTGCGATTCCACTAGTGGTTTAGTCATTTCACTCAATTGTGGTATGGCAATGGAAGACATCATCATTGAAACTGATACAAGAGCAGGTGCAATATTTTCATGCATCTTTGTTGGTTTCACGTCATCTTCCGTTATAGTtgtattaaataatgaagctTGTAAGTTATTAAGTACTCTTCTTGCAACTTGGAACCCGTATGATGCCGGATCTGTTGATAAATCTGTCAATAATGCTTGTAATTGCCAGAATGTCAATAATGCGAAATGTGggttttcatttttcagtttcatAATGAGGTCTTCCAAAGCCATCGATTCAGTTTCTATAGTTAACAGAATCTGCACCAATTGTGGGATATAAAATTGTAATTCAGCGTGAGGGAAAGTCAACAATCTCTGACATAAGTAATAATGAATCCCAATGTTATTTGAGCATCTACAAAGCAATTCGATGCAATTGTAAAGGGTGAAATTCGGTGAATCGATcctttgtaataatttttcattctctAATAGAGTTAATGAAGAGGACTTCTTAGCATTCTCTTTACTCATTCCGTTCCAAAATcctttctaattttttcacCAACCAATGTTTTTTGGATCTataaattttgttttgatCTAACTTTCAATAGTCTGCGTCCTTCACTTGTAAAAATGGATATGCTTGGCGTTTCTCTGTGAAGGTTAGATATGATTGTTAGATTCCCGGTTTGGTATCTGTTCTCTTTAGTAGCGTTCAACTCGAACTAATCCTGGAGTTTCCCTGTACAATGCATTATTATGCACGTTTGTACATAAATAGCTGAGCTGTTGTTATTTGCAGAAATTCGcactatatataaaaataatgtttcAGTGCCCAAATTGCCCAACTTTCAACGGTCTCGTGTTACGCGATGTACATACAACACGTCTTTCTATCTTgttgatatatataccaCTACGTAGTATAAGATAATACAAACGCAAATATCGTGATAGATGAAGTGGAGGTTCGTTTGGTTTGAGTTGTGTCCATTGTTCCTACTCTCTTACCTTGATCAATgacttttctttatttgaGAAAGTAGATTAAAGTACTTTGAGTACTATTTTAcatattgaataaaaaaccGTTTACAGAAAGAGTCGTAAAAATGAGTTCATTGGCTTGAGAAGTATTTAGTAATATACATGTATATATGATCTTGTTGAAATGATGGTAGAATTAGAATAGATAAGACTTAAAATTGTttactgttattattattatattattacaatatattaatattattaatttttttgttttttcgttttttgtatttccttatttttttccttatgATTGATTATGCAACGGCTGCCCAGAACTTATCCCATAGGGTCTTTGGTTCATCATCTTCCCAAATGACAGCTTCTATTTCTCTTCTATCACTGTCAATATCAATGTCCTCTACTCTCCAGAAGAATCTACATCTGTAGAATATTTGACAACCAATGAATAAGACAGCTAGGATGatcaatgaaatatatgaagTGAAGAACGCAGTAGTATCCCAATGAGGAGAGAAAGCTTGGAACCcttgaatgaaaatgataacaGTGACGAAGAATGTTGCATAATAAGCACCAAATGGCATCAATTTAGCCTTAAATGGTAAATCATCTCTAGAGATACCACGGAATTTCAAAGCTTGCATGAATCTGATATGagaaatggaaataaaTAACCAAGCACATAACCCAGCTAAAGTGGAGATATTGATTAACCAGTTGAAAGCAGTATTAGCATTGTTATTAACGACTAAGAAAGCTAATAGACCCAAAGCTGAAGTAACAATGACACCTAAGTATGGAACACCGTATCTTGTGACAAATGCGAATTGTTTTGGAGCATTACCAGATAAAGCTAAGGCATACAAGACACGGGAACCCACATAGACGTTTGAGTTTGCTGCGGAAATAATAGTGATCATAACAATGGCATTAAAGATATCTGGTAAAACTTTAGTACCAGCATTTTGAATAGAGATAACGAATGGAGAAGAAGCAATAACAGCAGAAGTACTTGCTAAACGTTCATCATTGTAAGGAACTAACATACCGATAAAGAATAATGACATGATATAGAACAAAGCAATTCTGAAAACAACCTTGTTAATAGCTCTTGGAACAGTCTTTCTTGGATTAGCAGCTTCACCAGCGGTGATACCGACTAATTCAGTGCCTTGATAAGTGAAAGCAGcattaattaaagaagaaaccCAACCTAGAAATCTACCTGTGTTAACATCCTTCGATATAATACCAGGCCCCCATGGACCAGGATTTCTCCAATAACGGAACCCAATTGGACCTTGACTGGAACCACCACATACAATAATTAGAGCATATAATAGGTAACCCATAATGGCGAGAACTTTAATGAAAGCGAtccaaaattcaatttcaccGTAAACTTTAACAGGGaagaaattcaacaaaGTTATAAGGACCCAAAAGATAGCGATCCAAGCAGCTAATGGAACTTTATCAGTCCAATATTCAATAACTTGACCCACGACTGAGATCTCCACAGCAAATGTAATAGCCCAATTAAACCAATACATATACCCATTTGCAACCCCAAATGCAGGAGATAGGAATCT
Above is a genomic segment from Naumovozyma dairenensis CBS 421 chromosome 6, complete genome containing:
- the PIK1 gene encoding 1-phosphatidylinositol 4-kinase (similar to Saccharomyces cerevisiae PIK1 (YNL267W); ancestral locus Anc_1.85), encoding MSKENAKKSSSLTLLENEKLLQRIDSPNFTLYNCIELLCRCSNNIGIHYYLCQRLLTFPHAELQFYIPQLVQILLTIETESMALEDLIMKLKNENPHFALLTFWQLQALLTDLSTDPASYGFQVARRVLNNLQASLFNTTITEDDVKPTKMHENIAPALVSVSMMMSSIAIPQLSEMTKPLVESQGKRQKSYVFKVARNAIKDFTRNITLKNTGRNRSSSSEHSTRTRTKNKTQTENTFIRPSSSVDIVDSTMTKEDMAFKKHKDTEEHSLDFDMIDDVGSQVFEDRISSSIKMPKRKSKMLDNSFVHRTYDERSITDITKSVQHNPNFDALTSHEEINESPLQNYDQFTNSMPDLHRPTRTSTSFSQRRPITRTNTQPTRHNGSNSMRPSINGRSPSLLDISKISTTKKIKLLKSNYFRCETQFAIALESISQRLAQVPTEARLSSLRAELSLMNRDLPAEVDIPTLLPPNKKGKLHKLVVITANEAQVLNSAEKVPYLLFIEYLRDEFDFDPTTDENENFLKHGANKGNLLFDLNYLSNKNSSKDDLITLVPTFNESNGRTGSNLSYVVSDLDNDNDDTSILRTPSDVSLAESISSTNNNNNNNNTNYDNNNNNNNNGNNTFSMNASKEMDLGDMSMIRVKNQTDAEAFRTSVVLKSAAKVPIIPRDSQDRNPALKFSNNFDALITNKRSTSKEFHTQTDELADQMRISALMLNQLENSPQEYSATTNQIRDEIIASMKEVQDKFGYNDLEAIHGAAGERKLKNDLLTGGIDTSYLGEDWNTKKERIRKTSEYGHLENWDLCSVIAKSGDDLRQEAFACQMIQAMAQIWAKEKVNVWVKKMKILITSATTGLVETITNAVSVHSIKKSLTKKMVSDGELDEKTGIATLKDHYVRAFGDPNGFKFKRAQDNFASSLAAYSVICYLLQVKDRHNGNIMIDNEGHVVHIDFGFMLSNSPGSVGFEAAPFKLTYEYVELLGGVEGAPYKKFVNSTKAAYRALRKYSDQIVSMCEIMQKDNMQPCFQAGEQTSVQLEQRFYLHIPDEEIDDFAENFLIGKSLGSIYTRGYDQFQLLTQGIYS
- the LYP1 gene encoding lysine permease (similar to Saccharomyces cerevisiae LYP1 (YNL268W); ancestral locus Anc_1.84); this encodes MSRFRNLISSNSEEKDTSEIHSIEEGNNVYENGIETINDEKIVFDKKKLAHTNQFNADINSITHSLTRSRIATHHEDDQEEEAEEAQYHDTQVKRALKQRHLGMIALGGTIGTGLFIGIATPLTNSGPVGSLIAYLFMGSIIYFITQSLGEMATFIPVTSSITVFSKRFLSPAFGVANGYMYWFNWAITFAVEISVVGQVIEYWTDKVPLAAWIAIFWVLITLLNFFPVKVYGEIEFWIAFIKVLAIMGYLLYALIIVCGGSSQGPIGFRYWRNPGPWGPGIISKDVNTGRFLGWVSSLINAAFTYQGTELVGITAGEAANPRKTVPRAINKVVFRIALFYIMSLFFIGMLVPYNDERLASTSAVIASSPFVISIQNAGTKVLPDIFNAIVMITIISAANSNVYVGSRVLYALALSGNAPKQFAFVTRYGVPYLGVIVTSALGLLAFLVVNNNANTAFNWLINISTLAGLCAWLFISISHIRFMQALKFRGISRDDLPFKAKLMPFGAYYATFFVTVIIFIQGFQAFSPHWDTTAFFTSYISLIILAVLFIGCQIFYRCRFFWRVEDIDIDSDRREIEAVIWEDDEPKTLWDKFWAAVA